The Treponema medium genome has a window encoding:
- a CDS encoding BCCT family transporter — MNYRKQNKGWYGSGEIDWVITLLPLIIVTGTAALLLTFPKQSMKVIDTLWNIFVNKLGFFYILLGFGLVCTAFYLAFSKYGAIRLGSLDKPRYSNFTWGAMIFTSTMAADILYWSLIEWGYYYTASPFGKHLLTAAEKQDWAATYPLFHWGITPWSFHIVCAVAFGYMLHVRQRKKQKLSEACRPLFGNKIDGILGTIIDVFSVVGLLAGTATTFSLATPLLSLAISTISGIPESRMLTLVVLCIIAAVYTSAVLLGIKGISHLAKVAVVCFSSLIVFVFLFSPKLYIIETSITGIGKMLQNFISLSTWMDPLRISGADGAGFPQQWTIFYWAYWIAWFVATPFFIGTISEGRTVRNTVLGGLMCGIAGTYCSFIVLGNYGLYLETHDLLPAAERLAAGIPPAEIILSILETLPLAKVGLVLLIITMIALYASTFDAITMVIASYSQRQLEGNEPKKSLRAFWSVVFILLPAALILTGSNLSQLQSLSIIAAFPLGIIMICIIVSFLKDAKEII; from the coding sequence ATGAACTATCGGAAACAGAATAAAGGCTGGTACGGTTCCGGAGAAATCGATTGGGTTATTACACTTTTACCGCTCATCATTGTAACCGGCACTGCGGCATTACTGCTTACCTTTCCGAAGCAATCGATGAAGGTCATCGATACTCTATGGAACATTTTTGTCAATAAGCTTGGATTTTTCTATATACTTCTTGGCTTCGGCCTAGTGTGTACAGCGTTTTATCTTGCTTTTTCAAAATACGGAGCAATACGGTTAGGCAGTCTCGATAAACCGCGCTATAGCAATTTTACATGGGGCGCCATGATTTTTACCTCTACGATGGCTGCCGATATTTTGTATTGGTCGCTTATCGAATGGGGATATTACTACACAGCATCGCCATTCGGGAAACATCTGCTTACGGCAGCTGAAAAACAAGACTGGGCTGCAACATACCCGCTGTTTCACTGGGGCATTACCCCGTGGAGCTTCCATATCGTATGCGCTGTTGCGTTCGGTTATATGCTCCATGTACGGCAGCGGAAAAAGCAAAAACTTTCTGAAGCGTGTCGCCCCCTTTTCGGTAATAAAATCGACGGCATACTGGGAACCATCATCGATGTATTTTCAGTTGTCGGTCTTTTAGCAGGAACCGCAACGACATTTTCGCTTGCAACACCGCTGTTGTCGCTGGCAATTTCCACCATCTCCGGCATTCCCGAATCACGAATGCTTACCTTGGTTGTACTCTGCATTATTGCAGCGGTATATACCTCGGCTGTTCTGCTGGGGATAAAAGGCATTTCTCATCTGGCAAAGGTTGCCGTTGTGTGTTTTTCAAGCCTCATTGTATTTGTGTTTTTGTTCAGTCCCAAACTCTATATTATCGAAACAAGCATAACCGGCATCGGGAAGATGCTGCAAAACTTTATCTCGCTTTCCACATGGATGGATCCCCTACGGATTTCGGGCGCAGACGGCGCAGGATTCCCACAGCAGTGGACGATTTTTTATTGGGCATATTGGATTGCATGGTTTGTCGCAACGCCGTTCTTTATCGGGACAATCTCGGAAGGGCGAACGGTACGGAATACCGTACTGGGCGGCCTTATGTGCGGCATCGCAGGAACCTATTGCTCGTTTATCGTGCTGGGGAATTACGGGCTTTATTTGGAAACGCATGACTTATTACCGGCAGCCGAGCGGCTCGCTGCAGGTATCCCTCCCGCCGAAATTATTTTAAGCATTTTGGAAACGCTGCCGCTTGCGAAAGTCGGTTTAGTGCTGCTCATCATCACGATGATTGCTCTCTATGCGAGTACATTCGATGCAATTACGATGGTTATCGCATCTTATTCGCAGCGGCAGCTTGAAGGCAACGAACCCAAAAAAAGCCTACGGGCATTTTGGTCAGTTGTCTTTATCTTGCTACCGGCAGCGTTGATTCTTACCGGCAGCAATCTCAGTCAGTTGCAAAGTTTATCAATTATCGCCGCCTTCCCGCTCGGCATCATTATGATCTGCATTATTGTCAGCTTTTTAAAGGATGCGAAGGAGATTATATGA
- a CDS encoding sugar phosphate nucleotidyltransferase, with the protein MKRRYFQIIELMKKNPAITQRDIARTLKISLAYVNQILFAMEQDGLLKTNGLPAIGKRVLTIKAHTEYDSCKVDNAIIMAAGFGSRFIPLTYAIPKGLLEVFGERMIERQIKQLQEAGITDITVVVGYLKETFEYLIDKYNVKLVYNPDFENKNNLSTLYHVRDKLKNTYILSSDNWLRKNMYHTYEYDSWYSSIKVNEKTNEWVLQLGLHDKIMKIKVGGRNAWVMYGPVYFSRTFSDTIRPMIEEAYHREDTDDWYWEDVLSRHLNTLTMFANKQPSNQVYEFESLEELRQFDTSYMISTQNKWMELISRVFGQPEMQIKNLRPLRLGMTNKSFIFELNNNKYIFRIPGAGTDILINRKQEYAVYKAIEPLGISDKIIYFDQITGVKISQFEENMHIADPHNSDDLEACMWIARKLHTSGITVRHRFNFRERINFYEQQAEAKHGILFYDYAEVREKMNTLLDLLDTLKKPEVLTHIDLICDNFIVSDGDVKLLDWEYAAMCDPLADLAMFSIYSYFSEAQIADLMHRYFRRDPESEEKLRVYIYVALAGFLWALWTCYKQALGENFGEYGLKMYRYAKDYYKQIMQMTEFIDERKEEKNDELSETE; encoded by the coding sequence ATGAAAAGACGATATTTTCAAATTATCGAGTTAATGAAAAAAAATCCGGCGATTACGCAGCGGGATATTGCACGCACATTAAAAATATCACTTGCGTATGTCAATCAAATTCTCTTTGCTATGGAACAGGATGGCCTTCTTAAAACGAACGGATTGCCCGCCATCGGCAAAAGAGTTCTAACCATTAAAGCGCATACCGAATACGATTCGTGTAAAGTTGACAATGCTATTATTATGGCGGCGGGTTTTGGCTCGCGGTTTATTCCGCTCACATACGCGATCCCCAAAGGATTACTGGAGGTTTTCGGCGAACGAATGATTGAACGCCAAATCAAGCAGCTGCAAGAAGCAGGAATTACTGATATTACCGTAGTCGTCGGGTATCTGAAAGAGACCTTTGAATACCTCATCGATAAATACAATGTAAAACTTGTGTATAATCCCGATTTTGAAAATAAAAACAATCTTTCAACGCTGTATCATGTTCGCGATAAACTCAAAAACACCTATATTCTTTCCAGCGACAACTGGCTGCGAAAAAATATGTATCACACGTATGAATACGATTCATGGTATTCGTCGATCAAAGTGAATGAAAAAACAAATGAATGGGTGCTACAGCTTGGCTTACACGACAAGATAATGAAAATAAAGGTCGGCGGCAGGAACGCATGGGTGATGTACGGACCGGTTTATTTCTCGCGTACTTTTTCCGATACCATTCGTCCGATGATCGAAGAAGCCTATCATCGCGAGGATACCGATGACTGGTATTGGGAAGACGTATTGAGCCGTCATTTAAATACGCTAACGATGTTTGCAAATAAACAGCCCTCCAATCAGGTATATGAATTTGAATCGTTGGAAGAGCTGCGCCAATTCGACACCTCATACATGATTTCTACACAGAATAAATGGATGGAATTGATCTCCCGTGTATTCGGACAACCTGAAATGCAGATCAAAAACTTACGTCCGTTGCGGCTTGGAATGACTAATAAATCTTTCATATTTGAACTGAACAACAACAAATATATTTTCCGCATTCCGGGCGCCGGTACTGACATTCTTATCAACCGGAAACAGGAATATGCGGTATATAAAGCGATTGAGCCGCTCGGTATCTCCGATAAGATTATCTATTTTGACCAAATAACCGGTGTAAAAATCAGTCAGTTTGAAGAAAATATGCACATAGCGGATCCTCACAACTCGGATGATTTGGAAGCGTGTATGTGGATAGCCCGTAAGCTGCATACATCCGGTATTACAGTACGACACCGATTTAATTTTAGGGAGCGGATTAATTTTTATGAACAGCAAGCGGAAGCAAAGCACGGTATTCTTTTTTACGATTATGCCGAAGTCCGGGAAAAAATGAACACCTTGCTGGATTTACTCGATACACTTAAAAAACCGGAAGTGCTGACCCATATCGATTTAATCTGCGATAATTTTATTGTCAGCGATGGTGATGTTAAACTGCTCGACTGGGAATACGCCGCGATGTGCGATCCGTTGGCAGACCTTGCAATGTTTTCCATTTACTCTTACTTTTCCGAAGCTCAAATAGCCGATCTTATGCACCGCTACTTCCGCCGCGATCCGGAAAGCGAAGAGAAGTTACGTGTCTATATCTATGTTGCGCTTGCAGGATTCTTATGGGCGCTGTGGACATGTTATAAACAAGCGCTGGGAGAAAATTTCGGTGAGTACGGGCTAAAGATGTACCGATATGCAAAAGATTATTACAAACAAATTATGCAGATGACGGAGTTTATAGATGAACGGAAAGAAGAGAAAAATGATGAACTATCGGAAACAGAATAA
- a CDS encoding ABC transporter ATP-binding protein, whose amino-acid sequence MITIRDVSFTYTGNETDGIHHINLEIQKGECVLLCGRSGCGKTTVTRLINGLIPSFYMGTLTGSVLIDNQTVGDLPLYKIAKRVGSVFQNPRTQFFNVDTDSEIAFGIENEGYPQEQLVQRVRQTAEDLHIETLSGRNIFELSGGEKQKIAFASVYAMNPDIYVLDELSSNLDSESITALQSYIRNIKAQGKTVIVAEHRLYYLADLVDKIVYMENGCIARIFTPVEFKSLSAETRHEMGLRAIHLQEEILSFIHNEAMDIRTKTPCRMSGAASVQITQNTAQSPQLPVQPALAVPLTLELENVSLYRKKKRILHNLSLSAHAGEVIAITGANGTGKTTFVRALCGLHKETSGRFLWNGKPLKPKERLQRAYMVMQDVNYQLFAESVEAECSFGLKTAQAEAVEAALNALHLTEIRTRHPGSLSGGQKQRVAIAAGQVSAKPLLVFDEPTSGLDYDSMARVSAVIRSLAAGRIIFIVTHDYEFIHKACTRIVHLGENTFGHL is encoded by the coding sequence ATGATAACGATACGAGATGTTTCTTTTACCTATACCGGTAATGAAACGGATGGCATACATCATATCAACTTGGAGATACAAAAAGGTGAATGCGTTCTGCTTTGCGGACGTTCCGGTTGCGGCAAAACAACAGTTACGCGGTTGATCAACGGATTAATTCCTTCCTTTTATATGGGCACGCTCACCGGTTCCGTACTCATTGACAATCAGACCGTTGGCGACTTACCGCTGTATAAAATTGCTAAGCGGGTCGGTTCGGTGTTTCAAAATCCGCGGACACAATTTTTTAATGTTGATACCGACAGCGAAATTGCATTCGGTATTGAAAATGAAGGGTATCCGCAGGAGCAACTGGTACAGCGGGTACGGCAAACAGCCGAAGACTTGCATATTGAAACTTTGAGCGGAAGAAATATCTTTGAGCTTTCCGGAGGCGAAAAACAAAAAATCGCCTTTGCTTCGGTGTATGCGATGAATCCCGATATATATGTACTTGATGAACTTTCGTCAAATTTAGACTCGGAATCGATTACTGCGCTGCAAAGCTACATACGGAATATAAAAGCGCAAGGGAAGACAGTCATCGTTGCGGAGCACCGGCTGTATTATTTAGCTGATCTTGTAGATAAAATCGTATATATGGAAAACGGCTGTATTGCCCGCATATTCACACCGGTGGAGTTTAAGTCGCTTTCTGCTGAAACACGTCACGAGATGGGGCTGCGGGCAATTCATTTGCAGGAAGAAATCCTCTCCTTTATACATAATGAGGCGATGGATATTCGGACAAAAACTCCCTGCCGTATGAGCGGAGCAGCGTCGGTTCAGATCACACAAAATACGGCTCAGTCTCCACAACTGCCGGTTCAGCCAGCGCTGGCAGTGCCGCTTACATTAGAGTTGGAGAATGTTTCACTGTACCGTAAGAAAAAACGCATCCTCCATAATCTTTCTTTGTCTGCTCATGCAGGAGAGGTCATTGCAATTACGGGTGCAAACGGTACCGGAAAGACAACCTTTGTCCGTGCATTGTGCGGTCTGCACAAGGAAACATCCGGCCGTTTTCTATGGAACGGCAAGCCGCTTAAACCAAAAGAGCGGTTACAGCGGGCATATATGGTGATGCAGGATGTGAACTACCAGCTTTTTGCCGAAAGCGTAGAGGCAGAATGCTCATTCGGTTTGAAAACAGCACAAGCAGAAGCGGTAGAAGCAGCGCTCAACGCTTTGCATTTAACGGAAATCCGTACACGGCATCCCGGCTCTCTTTCGGGTGGACAAAAACAGCGGGTTGCTATTGCGGCGGGACAGGTAAGCGCTAAGCCGCTGCTTGTGTTTGATGAACCCACAAGCGGACTTGACTACGACAGTATGGCGCGGGTTTCCGCTGTTATCCGCAGCCTTGCAGCAGGGCGCATTATCTTTATCGTTACCCACGACTATGAATTTATACACAAAGCCTGCACGCGGATTGTGCATTTAGGAGAAAACACGTTTGGGCATCTCTAA
- a CDS encoding energy-coupling factor transporter transmembrane component T: MLTLDPRTKLFILLLCVIAASLAPSLVYGAGLVILIGMMGILCGYWRSALMGIAGYALLYALTLWAAGLTGTLKTTLLAAFGLFHKVYPCGMMGGLFITSTKVNEFLSAMHRLRVPKKIVIPLAVMIRYFPTIGEDWRYIKDAMRMRDVSPTLAGFVKQPVMTVECIYVPLLSAASKTADELSIAALTRGIENPHPRTCLVQTQFRFADAIASVVFLLYTALALLL; encoded by the coding sequence ATGCTCACTCTTGACCCGCGGACAAAGCTTTTTATACTGCTCTTGTGCGTTATTGCTGCCTCTCTTGCACCGTCTCTTGTATACGGAGCCGGGCTTGTGATACTCATCGGTATGATGGGAATCTTGTGCGGGTATTGGCGCAGCGCACTAATGGGGATCGCCGGTTATGCGCTCCTGTATGCGCTTACACTGTGGGCAGCCGGTCTGACGGGCACACTGAAGACAACACTGCTGGCTGCGTTCGGGCTGTTTCACAAGGTATATCCCTGCGGTATGATGGGTGGCTTGTTTATCACTTCAACAAAGGTGAACGAATTTTTATCTGCAATGCATCGGCTCCGTGTTCCGAAAAAGATTGTTATTCCGCTTGCAGTGATGATCCGTTATTTCCCCACAATCGGTGAAGATTGGCGGTACATTAAAGATGCAATGCGGATGCGTGATGTGTCGCCGACGCTTGCAGGATTTGTGAAACAGCCGGTAATGACCGTTGAGTGTATTTACGTGCCATTGTTGTCAGCAGCATCAAAAACAGCTGACGAACTTTCTATCGCTGCCCTTACCCGCGGCATCGAAAATCCCCATCCGCGAACGTGTCTTGTGCAGACTCAATTTAGGTTTGCAGATGCCATCGCCAGTGTGGTCTTTTTACTGTATACAGCGCTGGCATTACTATTATAA
- a CDS encoding MptD family putative ECF transporter S component translates to MNTQKGLSVKDLVTTGIFTALMIVFTMLGGMFFAPNPVLTFYMPMGCALLCGPVYLLLVAKVHKRWSITILGIILGFVFFVTGMHWSMALGNIGMGIIADIVAGLGAYTNKKLNALSYMLFMLSNTFTYLIFFIDRDGWIHAMLKKGTDASYIETMNTSAASWMPVVIVGGTLLVAAFSAWVGNKMLKKQFEKAGLV, encoded by the coding sequence ATGAATACCCAAAAAGGGTTATCGGTAAAAGATTTGGTAACAACGGGAATCTTTACCGCATTGATGATTGTGTTTACAATGCTCGGCGGCATGTTTTTTGCACCTAATCCGGTATTGACGTTTTATATGCCGATGGGCTGTGCATTATTGTGCGGTCCGGTGTATTTGCTTTTAGTCGCAAAGGTTCACAAGCGCTGGAGCATTACTATCCTCGGCATCATTTTAGGCTTTGTCTTTTTTGTTACCGGAATGCATTGGTCGATGGCACTCGGCAATATCGGAATGGGCATTATCGCCGACATCGTTGCAGGACTCGGCGCCTATACCAATAAAAAACTCAATGCACTTTCGTATATGCTGTTTATGCTTTCAAACACCTTCACCTATCTCATCTTTTTTATCGACCGGGATGGATGGATACACGCGATGCTGAAAAAAGGCACCGACGCTTCCTACATTGAAACTATGAACACCTCGGCAGCATCATGGATGCCTGTCGTGATTGTCGGCGGAACCTTGCTCGTTGCAGCATTCAGTGCATGGGTAGGCAACAAGATGCTGAAAAAACAATTTGAAAAAGCAGGACTTGTGTAA
- a CDS encoding MFS transporter, producing MTWRTYLAYGGGDLYGGGCFFIVTTFSMYYLVNVIGLHPALAGLIPAIGKVWDAVSDPMMGYIADNTPQTRFGKRRVWFLVSILPIALSFILIWFPVTIESQTGKFIFYTVAYIIFFTVSTVSYIPYAALSAEITKDFSERNKLNSTRLMFSFVATLLGGILAQPIIDHFNGSAHGYFIMGCVFALIFALPWIPLYFETWELPQDEAGEKSNQSFIKNFLSLFQNKSCRIHIAMYVCSFGALDIFMSFVLFYIVDYLNKGSIFVIAQGSLLITMMAALPVHSYLINRKGHKPVYITALTVFIFAIVLMGLHTPTSGSVWVILNMVLMGIGISANNLIPHQLLPFISDIDRVMSGKQRAGTYSAAMTLSRKLFLGLIIMPTIGVGLTKIGYKNPVPSILMQSQFAEAEALCKNTATPFSEIEKYYTLYEDGNLHLKYISKDTDGIIKNVYKKHKNTASAEAASFFENTASFTEIPVSVFDDFIVPSFHIGDFVQADNKFLVVSLYRKDGSIYKKITPFEFYTKSDLYDLKVLLDTIDFQYSGIGQVQKPQQKQETLNKIRLMFIVLPVCMLLLGILFASQFRVTPENHQIILNEIKRLESGGKKEDADAKTKAVCELLIGKKYC from the coding sequence ATGACATGGCGTACATACCTTGCCTATGGCGGCGGGGATTTGTACGGAGGCGGCTGCTTTTTTATTGTTACAACATTTTCAATGTATTATTTGGTGAACGTTATCGGATTGCATCCGGCATTGGCAGGATTAATTCCAGCGATCGGTAAAGTATGGGATGCGGTTTCCGATCCGATGATGGGATATATCGCTGATAACACGCCGCAGACACGGTTCGGAAAGCGGCGCGTGTGGTTTTTGGTTTCTATTCTTCCAATAGCCCTATCGTTTATTTTGATTTGGTTTCCAGTTACCATTGAGAGCCAAACGGGAAAATTTATTTTTTATACCGTTGCCTATATCATTTTTTTTACCGTTTCAACCGTGTCCTATATTCCGTATGCAGCGTTAAGCGCCGAAATAACAAAAGATTTTTCGGAGCGGAATAAACTTAACAGCACTCGTCTGATGTTTTCGTTTGTTGCGACGCTGCTCGGCGGGATATTGGCGCAACCTATTATTGATCATTTTAACGGAAGCGCACACGGGTATTTTATCATGGGCTGCGTATTTGCGCTCATCTTCGCACTCCCATGGATTCCGCTCTATTTTGAAACATGGGAACTTCCCCAAGATGAAGCCGGAGAAAAATCGAATCAGTCGTTTATAAAAAATTTCTTGTCGCTATTTCAAAATAAGTCATGCAGAATTCACATTGCGATGTACGTGTGTTCTTTCGGCGCGCTTGATATTTTCATGTCATTTGTGCTCTTTTATATTGTCGACTATTTAAACAAGGGCAGTATCTTTGTCATTGCGCAGGGGAGCCTTCTTATTACTATGATGGCAGCGTTACCGGTACATAGCTATCTTATCAATCGGAAAGGGCATAAGCCTGTTTACATTACTGCGCTTACCGTATTTATCTTCGCGATTGTATTGATGGGGTTGCACACTCCTACTTCCGGTAGTGTCTGGGTCATCCTAAATATGGTGCTGATGGGAATAGGTATATCGGCAAATAACTTGATACCGCATCAGCTGCTGCCGTTCATTTCAGATATAGACCGCGTGATGAGCGGAAAGCAGCGAGCTGGTACCTATTCGGCAGCGATGACGCTTTCGCGGAAGCTGTTTTTAGGCTTGATTATTATGCCAACCATCGGCGTTGGGTTGACTAAAATAGGATATAAAAATCCGGTACCTTCAATTTTGATGCAAAGCCAATTTGCGGAAGCCGAAGCGCTCTGTAAAAATACCGCGACACCGTTTTCGGAAATAGAAAAATACTATACCTTGTATGAAGACGGCAACCTGCATCTAAAATATATCAGTAAAGATACGGACGGCATAATAAAAAATGTTTACAAAAAACACAAAAATACTGCGAGTGCTGAGGCAGCTTCTTTTTTTGAAAACACTGCTTCTTTTACAGAGATTCCGGTAAGTGTATTTGATGATTTTATCGTACCATCGTTTCATATCGGAGACTTTGTTCAAGCCGATAATAAATTTCTTGTAGTGTCTTTGTACAGGAAAGATGGAAGTATTTATAAAAAAATAACTCCGTTTGAGTTTTATACAAAATCCGATTTATATGATTTAAAAGTATTATTAGACACAATCGATTTTCAGTATTCGGGTATCGGGCAGGTTCAAAAGCCGCAGCAAAAACAAGAAACACTCAATAAAATCAGGTTGATGTTTATTGTGTTGCCGGTCTGTATGCTGCTGCTTGGTATTTTGTTTGCTTCGCAATTTAGAGTTACACCGGAAAATCATCAAATCATTTTGAATGAAATCAAGCGGCTTGAATCTGGCGGAAAAAAAGAAGATGCCGATGCAAAGACAAAAGCCGTATGCGAATTATTAATCGGGAAAAAGTATTGCTGA
- the malQ gene encoding 4-alpha-glucanotransferase, translating to MTQKLLNRSAGILLHPTSFPSNEGIGTLGKSAYNFIDWLYSAHIRLWQVLPLGPTGYGDSPYAAFSSFAGNPLLIDLETLFEQGYLAAEDIKLPEYLSTEGNIDFGSVVYWKIPLLKKAASAFLNKIKDGGSVGEELKAAFRRFQKSNKHLDDYALFMSIKEVYDAQAAQEGVSGKLWNNYWPKALACRDMETLKRWAQEHRHEIDRYKVIQFFFFEQWTRLRQYANEKGISIIGDIPIFVAPDSSDVWANQKLFQLDENGVPTAVAGVPPDYFSATGQLWGNPLYNWEAMKADKYRWWIDRIDACLELVDYIRIDHFRGFEAYWAVPFGAPTAEKGEWLPGPDHHFFEAVQRALLKKNSEYAKGLPIIAEDLGVITPQVERLRDDFHLPGMKILQFAFSAAEIREVGFTDAFLPHRYTQNAVVYTGTHDNTTLRAWLDTLSRDDFEVLLFYLYGERPAVELLDELFSSARTAADDGTALQAAAFKDDLCAELIKQAFFSVAIFAVIPFQDLYALGAEARMNEPSTLGKNWTWRMPRGLLTPECAEWLSDLVIASGRCGSK from the coding sequence ATGACCCAAAAGCTTTTAAACCGCTCGGCAGGAATACTGCTCCATCCGACTTCTTTTCCCAGTAATGAAGGGATAGGAACACTGGGAAAATCCGCATATAACTTTATCGATTGGCTTTATTCCGCGCACATACGGCTATGGCAGGTACTGCCGCTCGGTCCGACCGGTTACGGGGATTCTCCATACGCTGCGTTCTCCAGTTTTGCAGGGAACCCGCTGTTGATCGACTTGGAAACACTTTTCGAGCAAGGCTATTTAGCTGCCGAAGATATTAAGCTGCCGGAGTACCTCTCTACAGAGGGTAATATCGACTTCGGTTCGGTAGTCTATTGGAAAATACCGCTCTTAAAAAAAGCCGCATCGGCATTTCTTAACAAGATTAAAGACGGTGGCTCCGTCGGCGAAGAATTGAAAGCGGCCTTCCGGCGCTTTCAAAAATCGAATAAACATCTTGATGACTATGCTCTTTTCATGTCGATTAAAGAAGTATACGATGCGCAGGCAGCTCAAGAAGGTGTATCCGGAAAACTGTGGAACAACTATTGGCCGAAAGCCCTTGCCTGCCGCGACATGGAGACATTAAAACGTTGGGCGCAGGAACATCGGCACGAGATTGACCGATATAAGGTCATTCAATTTTTCTTTTTTGAACAGTGGACGCGGCTTCGACAGTATGCAAACGAAAAAGGTATTTCGATTATCGGGGATATCCCGATTTTCGTAGCACCGGATTCTTCGGACGTATGGGCGAATCAAAAACTTTTCCAGCTGGATGAAAACGGCGTACCGACAGCGGTTGCCGGAGTACCGCCCGACTATTTTAGCGCAACGGGGCAGCTGTGGGGAAACCCGCTCTATAATTGGGAGGCGATGAAGGCCGATAAATACCGCTGGTGGATTGACCGCATTGACGCATGTTTAGAACTCGTCGATTATATTCGTATCGATCACTTCCGTGGTTTTGAAGCGTATTGGGCGGTACCCTTCGGTGCTCCGACTGCGGAAAAAGGCGAATGGCTGCCCGGCCCCGATCATCATTTTTTTGAAGCGGTACAGCGCGCCCTACTCAAAAAGAACAGCGAATATGCCAAAGGTTTGCCGATTATTGCCGAAGACCTTGGGGTTATTACCCCGCAGGTGGAGCGTCTCCGCGACGACTTCCATTTGCCGGGAATGAAAATCTTACAGTTCGCTTTCAGCGCCGCAGAGATACGGGAAGTAGGCTTTACCGATGCCTTTTTACCGCACCGGTATACGCAAAATGCTGTCGTGTACACCGGTACTCATGACAACACTACATTGCGGGCATGGCTCGATACTCTTTCGCGGGATGATTTTGAAGTACTGCTGTTCTACCTCTACGGTGAAAGACCTGCCGTAGAATTGCTTGACGAACTGTTTTCGTCTGCCCGCACTGCAGCAGACGACGGGACAGCCTTGCAAGCAGCTGCTTTTAAAGACGATCTCTGCGCCGAACTGATTAAGCAAGCATTTTTCTCCGTGGCAATCTTTGCTGTTATTCCGTTCCAAGACCTGTATGCACTGGGGGCCGAGGCGCGCATGAACGAACCTTCTACACTAGGGAAAAACTGGACGTGGCGCATGCCGCGCGGTTTGCTTACCCCTGAATGTGCCGAATGGCTGAGCGATTTAGTTATTGCATCCGGCAGGTGCGGCAGCAAATAG
- a CDS encoding Hsp20/alpha crystallin family protein codes for MNSLSIFNPLFADSVLDSLNHDNPHFGVFSPLANATYPTVDVRETSGAYIMDIDLPGYTEKDVTIHLKERVLTVASNHEETKETEEKPNGEQFLIRERTQRRFVRRFTLPEDIDQDKVEAAFKNGVLTVTIPRKELAPRRQIAIKSN; via the coding sequence ATGAACTCACTAAGTATTTTTAATCCCTTATTTGCGGACTCTGTGCTTGATTCATTAAATCACGACAATCCCCATTTCGGAGTTTTCAGTCCGTTGGCAAATGCAACCTATCCGACTGTTGATGTGCGCGAAACAAGCGGCGCCTATATTATGGATATCGATCTTCCCGGTTATACGGAAAAGGACGTTACCATTCACTTAAAAGAACGTGTTTTGACGGTTGCTTCCAATCATGAGGAAACAAAAGAGACGGAAGAAAAGCCTAACGGAGAACAATTCCTTATCCGCGAACGCACACAGCGCCGCTTTGTCAGACGTTTTACCCTGCCTGAAGATATCGACCAAGACAAGGTTGAAGCGGCCTTTAAAAACGGCGTATTAACCGTCACCATACCTCGTAAGGAGCTTGCTCCCCGTCGGCAGATTGCCATAAAGTCAAACTAA